The Acidobacteriota bacterium genome includes the window CCGGTAGCGCAGGATCTCTGCGGGCAGCGGGTAGCCGCGGGCGGCGAGCTCTTCGAGGACCTCGGCGCCGGTGGAATAGGACTTGGTCTTGCGGGTGCGGCGGAGCACCGGGTATTCGAGCTTCTCGAACAGGATCACCCCCAGCTGCTGGGGCGAATTGACGTTGAATTCCTCCCCCGCCAGCCGATAGATCTCCCCCTCTAGAGCGTCGATCTCTTTGCCCAGCTCCGCCGACATCTCCGCCAGAAAATCCTGGTCGAGGAGCACGCCGGCCTCCTCCATGGAGACCAGCACCGGCACCAGCGGCGCTTCGATGTCGCCGTAGACCGCCGCCAGGGCGGGAGCCTCTTCGAGCTCCTGGCGCAGCTGGGGCGCCAACCGGCGCAGGGCGTCGAGACGCTCGCCGCCGAGGAGGGTAAGGCCTTGGTGGCCGGGCTCCGGCGGCTGCTTCTTCTGCCAGCCGGCATCCTCCAGGCTGGGCAGGGTACGGTGCAGGCGCTCGAGGCAGATCTCGTCGAGGCCGTGGCTCTTGAGCGCCGGACGCAGGACGTAGGAGGCGAGCATGAGGTCGAAGAGCTGGGCGCGGCAGTGGCCCCCTCCAATGAAACCGTCATTGGGCACCAGATGGAGAACTTCTTTGAGGTCGTGGCCCACCAGGCGCAGTTCCTCGTCCCCAAACCACTCACCGAGGGTTGCGAGGACGGCCTCCCGGAGCTCGGGACGGCGAAGGTCCACCAGAACGCCAACCGACAGGCCGCCTTCGACCTCGACATCCGCAGCGGCTCCCACCACCAGACCCAGCAGCGACTCGGCCCCCACCGGCGCCAGATAGAGCTCGTTGGGTGAAGCCTTGCGCAGCGCCGCGACGGCTTCGGCCCAGGCCTTGGGAGTGGTGATCTCCCGGGCGGCTTCGAGCTCCCGATCCTGCTCGGCGGCGGCGTCCAGCTCTTCCACCAGGGAGTGGAACTCGAGCTCGGCGAAGATCTCCCGCAGGGCGGCGTTGTCCGGCGGGTCACGGTGCAGATCGTCGGGGTCGAAGGCGATGTCCAGGTCGCAGTGGATGGTCACCAGCTCTTTGGACAGCTCGGCCTGGGCGCGGTGCTCCTGGAGGCCTTCGCGGTAGCTCTTGCGCTTGATCTCCTCGGCGCGCTCGAGGAGGGTCTCGACGGAGCCATACTCCTGCACCAGCTTGACGGCACCTTTCTGACCGATGCCCGGAACCCCGGGGACATTGTCGCTGGTGTCCCCCATGAGGGCCAACACATCGGCGACCTGCGCCGGCGGCACGCCGAAGTCCTCCTCTACCAGCGCCGGATCGTAGACCTTGGTGCGGCCGGTGTGGAAGAGGGAGACCTTGGCGGTCACCAACTGCATGAGGTCCTTGTCAGCGGAGACCAGCACCACGTCGTAGCCTTCGGCGGAGGCTTTGGCGGCGAGGGTTCCCAGGACGTCGTCGGCCTCGTAGTTGGGCATCTCCAGCATCGGGATGCGGTAGGCCTCCAGCACCTTGCGGATCCACGGGATCTGCGGACGCAGATCTTCCGGCATGGGGGCGCGGTGGGCTTTGTAGTCCTCGTATTTCTCAGTGCGCACCGTCTTCCGGGAGACATCCAGCGCCACGCCCACCAGCTCCGGGGCTTCCTCCCGCAGCAGCTTGCGGAGGATCTGCAGGAAGCCGAAGACGGCGTTGGTGGGCTCCCCCCGGGAGTTGGTGAGATGGCGGATGGCGTAGAACGCCCGGAAGATGTTGGAGTAGCCGTCGATGAGGTACAGGCGACGGGGCGACGAGGTGGAATCATTGGCGTTGGTCATGGAAGCTTGATTGTATCGTTGCGAGCCCGGTCCCAGGACTCGCAATGGGTAGCGTCCTGGTTTGAATCCTGGGAAGACCCCGAGGCACCCGCCGCAGGCACGAGCTGAAGCGGGAAAACGCGCGGAACTGTTTGAGCAACGCGAGTTTTCCGCGCGCCGCTTCAGCTCGACCGCCTGCGGTGGCTAGCAGTGCCGAGGCCTGAGCTGGATTCAAACCAGGACGCTGCCCCGCTCCAGTATCCTCGGACACTCTTCCTCAGAGATCGTAGAATGCGCTGCATGAGAAAAATCCTCACCGCCGCCGCCCTGCTGGCCTGCGCCGCCCAACTCCCCGCTCTCGCCACCTCGAAGATTCCGGAGGAGGCGGTGAGCTTGCAGAATGTGGGCTTCGCCCAGCTGGAGAATGAGTCCCCGGAGAAGGCCGAGAAGAGCTACCGCGCGCTGATCAAGGCTTTGCCGGAAGATCCCCTGGGCTACGCCAACCTGGCCATTTCTCTGCTGCGCCAGCAG containing:
- the polA gene encoding DNA polymerase I — encoded protein: MTNANDSTSSPRRLYLIDGYSNIFRAFYAIRHLTNSRGEPTNAVFGFLQILRKLLREEAPELVGVALDVSRKTVRTEKYEDYKAHRAPMPEDLRPQIPWIRKVLEAYRIPMLEMPNYEADDVLGTLAAKASAEGYDVVLVSADKDLMQLVTAKVSLFHTGRTKVYDPALVEEDFGVPPAQVADVLALMGDTSDNVPGVPGIGQKGAVKLVQEYGSVETLLERAEEIKRKSYREGLQEHRAQAELSKELVTIHCDLDIAFDPDDLHRDPPDNAALREIFAELEFHSLVEELDAAAEQDRELEAAREITTPKAWAEAVAALRKASPNELYLAPVGAESLLGLVVGAAADVEVEGGLSVGVLVDLRRPELREAVLATLGEWFGDEELRLVGHDLKEVLHLVPNDGFIGGGHCRAQLFDLMLASYVLRPALKSHGLDEICLERLHRTLPSLEDAGWQKKQPPEPGHQGLTLLGGERLDALRRLAPQLRQELEEAPALAAVYGDIEAPLVPVLVSMEEAGVLLDQDFLAEMSAELGKEIDALEGEIYRLAGEEFNVNSPQQLGVILFEKLEYPVLRRTRKTKSYSTGAEVLEELAARGYPLPAEILRYRELAKLKSTYVDALPTLVAEDGRIHTHFNQAVAATGRLSSANPNLQNIPVRTELGQRIRKAFVAPPGYRLLCADYSQVELRVLAHIAQEEAMLAAFRAGEDIHRATAAAVFEIDPGMVADEQRRAAKTINFGILYGMSAFGLARNLGIPKAQAAQFIDAYMERYGGVKAYVDETLATAQDEGKVETLYGRARWLPEIHAKNRAVRENAQRMAINARIQGTAADIMKLALIRIHHRLAEESLASRLLLTVHDEVILEVPEAEVDPVSKLVQEEMEGVCTLDAPLVAEVGVGESWYEAK